One window of the Streptomyces sp. ITFR-21 genome contains the following:
- a CDS encoding TIGR03618 family F420-dependent PPOX class oxidoreductase: protein MTTLQEAVAIGREQHYLAVVSTLRADHTIQNSLVNAGMLPHPQTGEPVLALVTYGRVKLANLRARPRLTATFRSGWEWASVEGPAELAGPDDPRPWLEPAALPTLLREIYTAAGGQHEDWDEYDRVMAEQRRTAVLIAPARIYSN from the coding sequence ATGACGACCTTGCAGGAAGCCGTAGCCATCGGGCGGGAACAGCACTATCTGGCCGTGGTCTCCACCCTGCGCGCCGACCACACCATCCAGAACTCCCTGGTCAACGCCGGGATGCTGCCCCACCCGCAGACCGGTGAACCGGTGCTCGCCCTGGTCACGTACGGCAGGGTGAAGCTCGCCAACCTGCGCGCCAGGCCGCGGCTCACCGCGACCTTCCGCAGCGGGTGGGAGTGGGCCTCCGTCGAGGGCCCCGCCGAACTCGCCGGCCCCGACGACCCCCGGCCCTGGCTCGAACCGGCCGCGCTGCCCACCCTGTTGCGGGAGATCTACACCGCGGCGGGCGGACAGCACGAGGACTGGGACGAGTACGACCGGGTGATGGCCGAGCAGCGGCGTACGGCCGTGCTGATCGCTCCCGCCCGGATCTACAGCAACTGA
- a CDS encoding L,D-transpeptidase: MSRVRTSIGIALLAGAVLAGTTACGGNDKKADPSARVADGKSSSVTVGATPSPKPTKPKPKRPAMLLDTITPLTGATVGVAMPISVVFTDPVAASARAGIENHLKVSTSQPTVGAWHWFSSTRVDFRPQTYWKPGTKVSVDADMTGVPNGNGRYGTHSYHHSFTIGDDNETMVNAKTHTLKVSHNGTVIKTFPIDAGSPTWPSWDGTMAVIDKAAKVRMTSCSVGISCDKGSPDYYDLTLPWDVHLTTSGTYIHYSTGDPYPGHSYGSHGCVHLSMADAKWFYDFVKQGDPVTITGSPRGKAAGSNGYADYNLSWPQWLQDSGAGQITTAAV, encoded by the coding sequence ATGAGTCGGGTCAGGACCAGCATAGGCATCGCACTGTTGGCCGGTGCGGTGCTGGCCGGCACCACCGCGTGCGGGGGGAACGACAAGAAGGCGGATCCGTCGGCGCGGGTGGCCGACGGGAAGAGTTCCTCGGTGACGGTGGGTGCGACACCCAGTCCGAAGCCGACGAAGCCGAAGCCCAAGCGGCCGGCCATGCTGCTGGACACGATCACGCCGCTGACCGGGGCGACGGTGGGGGTGGCGATGCCGATCTCGGTGGTGTTCACCGACCCGGTGGCTGCCTCGGCGCGGGCCGGCATCGAGAACCATTTGAAGGTGAGCACGTCGCAGCCGACCGTCGGAGCCTGGCACTGGTTCAGCAGCACCCGGGTCGACTTCCGGCCGCAGACGTACTGGAAGCCCGGCACGAAGGTGTCGGTCGACGCCGACATGACCGGTGTGCCGAACGGCAACGGCCGCTACGGCACGCACAGTTACCACCACTCGTTCACCATCGGCGACGACAACGAGACCATGGTGAACGCCAAGACGCACACCCTGAAGGTCTCGCACAACGGGACGGTCATCAAGACCTTCCCGATCGACGCGGGCAGCCCGACATGGCCTTCCTGGGACGGCACGATGGCCGTCATCGACAAGGCCGCCAAGGTCCGGATGACCTCGTGCAGTGTCGGCATCAGCTGCGACAAGGGCTCGCCCGACTACTACGACCTGACCCTGCCGTGGGACGTGCACCTGACCACCTCGGGCACGTACATCCACTACTCGACCGGCGACCCGTACCCCGGCCACAGCTACGGCTCGCACGGCTGCGTGCACTTGTCGATGGCCGACGCCAAGTGGTTCTACGACTTCGTGAAGCAGGGCGACCCCGTCACCATCACCGGCTCCCCGCGCGGCAAGGCGGCCGGCAGCAACGGCTACGCCGACTACAACCTGTCCTGGCCGCAGTGGCTCCAGGACAGCGGCGCCGGGCAGATCACGACGGCCGCCGTTTGA
- a CDS encoding tetratricopeptide repeat protein, whose amino-acid sequence MVKRDRVPSALSVIDLLVVVGVVAGRRHQRERRSRVGATGQRVDPVHQRGGAAYGQCLVRAVRGVGFPPGRGSRPAADPAAGRALFRMGGYAEARELLRRTRATQVRLFGADDPDTLDSAQGLQPVLNNLGRREEALVLLRVTVAGRGAVLKPAHPLTPRSRAGLLTLLTGAEIAAEEATLLALPADCARYLGLRHPVTVSARHNHARALFVLGRFASADEEIREVAEEYERSFGPDHPTVLAARQLYAQTRAALGDGGTATDLTAAVVARREQGLGPDHPFTLSGRALLTELRTGRRRPPSAPGGA is encoded by the coding sequence GTGGTGAAGAGGGACAGGGTGCCGTCGGCGTTGTCGGTGATCGATCTGCTCGTGGTTGTCGGTGTTGTCGCCGGTCGCCGTCACCAGCGGGAACGGCGCTCCCGTGTAGGGGCCACCGGACAGCGCGTTGACCCGGTCCACCAGCGAGGCGGCGCCGCGTACGGTCAGTGCCTCGTGCGGGCGGTGCGCGGAGTCGGCTTTCCGCCGGGCCGCGGTTCCCGCCCGGCCGCGGATCCGGCGGCCGGCCGGGCGCTCTTCCGGATGGGCGGGTACGCCGAAGCCCGGGAACTGCTCCGCCGTACCCGCGCCACACAGGTCCGGCTCTTCGGCGCCGATGATCCGGATACGCTCGACAGTGCGCAGGGCCTGCAACCCGTTTTGAACAACCTCGGCAGGCGGGAGGAAGCCCTCGTGCTCCTGCGGGTCACGGTGGCCGGCAGGGGAGCGGTGCTGAAACCTGCGCACCCGCTGACACCGCGCTCCCGGGCCGGCCTCCTCACCCTGCTGACCGGCGCCGAAATCGCCGCCGAGGAGGCCACGTTGCTGGCGCTGCCGGCGGACTGCGCGCGGTACCTCGGCCTCCGGCACCCGGTCACCGTCAGCGCCCGGCACAACCACGCCCGCGCGCTCTTCGTGCTGGGCCGTTTCGCTTCGGCCGACGAGGAGATCCGCGAGGTCGCCGAGGAGTACGAGCGGAGCTTCGGCCCCGACCACCCGACGGTTCTCGCGGCACGGCAGCTGTACGCGCAGACCCGGGCCGCGCTCGGTGACGGTGGGACCGCGACCGACCTGACGGCCGCTGTCGTCGCCCGACGAGAGCAGGGCCTGGGCCCGGACCACCCCTTTACGCTGTCGGGCCGAGCGCTGCTGACCGAGTTGCGCACCGGACGCCGGCGCCCGCCGTCGGCCCCCGGCGGGGCGTAG
- a CDS encoding PhzF family phenazine biosynthesis protein — protein MDVLRYVAFSADPAGGNPAGVVLDAAGADEPAMLAVAAEAGYSETAFVVPRTDGGLDVRYFSPLAEVPFCGHATIATAVAYAERFGPGELAFHTRAGLVRVGTSVGPDGRLAAELVSVPPKSAPIGAAELAELLGALRWSAADLDPALPPRAAYAGAWHPVIAAGSRDRLARLDYDMDVLGALMARLDWTTVDLVWRESATVFHARNPFPPGGVVEDPATGAAAAAFGGYLRELGLVVPPVTLTVHQGDDLGRPSVITVTVPPYPDSGIAVLGTAVALGG, from the coding sequence ATGGACGTTCTGCGGTATGTGGCCTTCAGCGCCGACCCGGCCGGGGGGAACCCGGCCGGCGTGGTACTCGACGCGGCCGGGGCGGACGAGCCGGCGATGCTCGCGGTGGCCGCCGAGGCGGGCTACTCCGAGACGGCGTTCGTGGTGCCGAGGACGGACGGCGGGCTGGACGTGCGGTACTTCAGCCCGCTGGCGGAGGTCCCGTTCTGCGGGCACGCGACGATCGCGACGGCGGTGGCGTACGCGGAGCGCTTCGGCCCGGGGGAGTTGGCCTTCCACACCCGGGCCGGGCTGGTCCGGGTCGGGACGTCGGTCGGGCCGGACGGGCGGCTTGCCGCGGAGCTGGTGAGCGTACCGCCGAAGTCGGCACCGATCGGAGCCGCGGAGCTGGCCGAACTGCTGGGCGCGCTGCGGTGGTCGGCGGCGGACCTGGATCCGGCACTGCCGCCGCGGGCGGCGTACGCGGGGGCGTGGCATCCGGTGATCGCCGCCGGGAGCCGGGACCGGCTGGCCCGGCTGGACTACGACATGGACGTACTCGGCGCGTTGATGGCGCGGCTGGACTGGACGACGGTCGACCTGGTGTGGCGCGAGTCGGCGACGGTCTTCCACGCCCGCAACCCGTTTCCGCCCGGCGGGGTCGTGGAGGATCCCGCGACGGGCGCGGCGGCGGCGGCCTTCGGCGGCTACCTGCGGGAGTTGGGCCTGGTCGTCCCGCCGGTGACGCTGACCGTGCACCAGGGCGACGACCTGGGCCGGCCGAGCGTCATCACGGTCACCGTGCCGCCGTACCCGGACAGCGGGATCGCGGTCCTGGGCACGGCGGTCGCGCTCGGCGGATGA
- a CDS encoding amidohydrolase family protein — MLRDVRLGAGGPELVRLMARAAAHGIHPAVHAIGDRADTIALDAFDRVGGPGRIEHAQLVARRDLRRFARPGLVLGVQPAHAVDDRDVADRHWAGRTGRAYAYAELLRAGAALEIGSDAPVSPLDPWVGVAAAVHRTGADGRPSWHPEQAVTLPEALAAAGAGAPAAPGRRPGGPDPHRPRPGSRHP, encoded by the coding sequence GTGTTGCGCGATGTGCGGCTGGGGGCCGGCGGGCCCGAGCTGGTCCGGCTGATGGCCCGCGCCGCCGCGCACGGCATCCACCCGGCCGTGCACGCGATCGGCGACCGCGCAGACACCATCGCGCTGGACGCCTTCGACCGGGTCGGCGGTCCCGGCCGGATCGAACACGCCCAACTGGTGGCCCGCCGCGACCTGCGCCGGTTCGCGCGGCCCGGCCTCGTCCTCGGCGTGCAGCCGGCGCACGCGGTGGACGACCGCGACGTCGCCGACCGGCACTGGGCCGGCCGTACCGGGCGGGCCTACGCGTACGCCGAACTGCTGCGGGCCGGAGCCGCCCTGGAGATCGGCTCCGACGCGCCGGTCTCCCCGCTGGACCCGTGGGTCGGGGTCGCCGCGGCCGTGCACCGCACCGGCGCCGACGGACGTCCCAGCTGGCATCCCGAGCAGGCCGTCACGCTGCCGGAGGCGCTCGCCGCCGCGGGCGCGGGGGCGCCGGCTGCCCCGGGTCGGCGACCCGGCGGACCTGATCCTCACCGACCACGACCCGGCAGCCGTCACCCCTGA
- the hrpA gene encoding ATP-dependent RNA helicase HrpA gives MSTQPSSAELARRLPALTLRDEQRLGRRLDGARRIRKPEARDAVLAEIAAEIDRGELRLAARRSAVPEVTYPEQLPVSQKKDEIAAAIRDHQVVIVAGETGSGKTTQIPKICLELGRGVRGLIGHTQPRRIAARTVAERVAEELRTPLGGAVGWKVRFTDQVGDATLVKLMTDGIMLAEIQTDRELRAYDTIIIDEAHERSLNIDFILGYLAQLLPRRPDLKVVITSATIDPQRFSRHFGDAPVIEVSGRTYPVEVRYRPLLEEGGEDADRDQIGAICDAVDELQAEGPGDILVFLSGEREIRDTADALDKHLTRGGGAVRSGTEILPLYARLSSAEQHRVFQQHSGRRVVLATNVAETSLTVPGIRYVIDPGTARISRYSHRTKVQRLPIEPVSQASANQRKGRCGRTSDGICIRLYDEEDFLGRPEFTDPEILRTNLASVILHMTAAGLGDIAKFPFIDPPDSRNIKDGVQLLEELGALDPQQKDPRKRLTEIGRKLAQLPVDPRLARMVLEADRNGCVHEVMVIASALSIQDPRERPADKQAQADQQHARFREETSDFLAFLNLWGHIREQQKSLSSAAFRRVCRGEYLNFLRIREWQDIYSQLRAVARQLGIDVKEPEHTDQAVDPQRVHASLLAGLLSHLGLKDTDKNEYLGARSAKFAVFPGSALFKKPPRWIMSAELVETSRLWARVNARIEPEWVEPLAQHLVKRSYSEPHWEKDQAAVLAYEKVTLYGVPLVARRKVNYGRIDPEVSRELFIRNALVEGDWRTHHQFFHDNRKLLGEVEELEHRARRRDILVDDETLFDFYDSRLPEHVVSGAHFDSWWKQKRREEPELLNFEQSMLINENAEAVTKADYPDSWRQGALTFKVTYQFEPGADADGVTVHIPLQVLNQVTADGFDWQIPGLREQVVTELIRSLPKPIRRHYVPAPNYARTFLDRVAAGPDPLPAVLARELQRMVGVPVAAADFDLTRVPEHLKITFRVTDERRRKIAEDKDLDALRLRLKPKTREAITRAFEQVSDPALATMEQRTGLRDWTVGALPRTFETRRAGQPVKAYPALVDEGDSVAVRLFDTEPEQAEAMWRGTRRLILLNVPVNPAKFVADRLSNQQKLALSRNPHGGVQALFEDCATAAADRLIAANGGPAWDEAAYRKLYEAVRAELVELTVRGVERVQQVLAAWHSCERRLKDTRSLVLVANLQDVKEQLAGLVHAGFVTDTGLPRLPDLMRYLVAIDRRLQQMPTGAARDTSRMEKVREIQAEYADLLAAQPPGRPLPPAVRDIRWMIEELRVSYFAHALGTAFPVSDKRVFKSLDDAWSLTRP, from the coding sequence ATGTCTACCCAACCCTCCTCCGCCGAGCTGGCCCGACGGCTGCCCGCGCTGACCCTGCGCGACGAGCAGCGCCTCGGCCGCCGTCTCGACGGCGCCCGCCGCATCCGCAAACCCGAGGCACGGGACGCGGTGCTCGCCGAGATCGCCGCCGAGATCGACCGGGGCGAGCTGCGGCTGGCCGCGCGCCGGTCCGCCGTACCCGAGGTGACGTACCCCGAGCAGCTGCCGGTCAGCCAGAAGAAGGACGAGATCGCGGCGGCGATACGCGACCACCAGGTGGTGATCGTCGCGGGCGAGACCGGCTCGGGCAAGACCACCCAGATCCCGAAGATCTGCCTGGAACTGGGCCGGGGCGTGCGCGGCCTGATCGGGCACACCCAGCCGCGCCGGATCGCCGCCCGCACCGTCGCCGAGCGCGTCGCGGAGGAGCTGCGCACCCCGCTGGGCGGCGCCGTCGGCTGGAAGGTCCGCTTCACCGACCAGGTCGGCGACGCCACCCTGGTCAAGCTGATGACCGACGGCATCATGCTCGCCGAGATCCAGACCGACCGCGAGCTGCGCGCGTACGACACGATCATCATCGACGAGGCCCACGAGCGCAGCCTCAACATCGACTTCATCCTGGGCTACCTCGCCCAGCTGCTGCCGCGCCGGCCCGACCTGAAGGTCGTCATCACCTCGGCGACCATCGACCCGCAGCGCTTCTCCCGGCACTTCGGCGACGCGCCGGTCATCGAGGTCAGCGGGCGTACGTACCCGGTCGAGGTGCGCTACCGGCCGCTGCTGGAGGAGGGCGGCGAGGACGCCGACCGGGACCAGATCGGCGCCATCTGCGACGCCGTGGACGAGCTGCAGGCCGAAGGCCCCGGCGACATCCTGGTCTTCCTCTCCGGCGAGCGCGAGATCCGCGACACCGCCGACGCCCTCGACAAGCACCTGACCCGCGGCGGCGGCGCGGTCCGGTCCGGCACCGAGATCCTGCCGCTGTACGCGCGGCTGTCGTCGGCCGAGCAGCACCGCGTCTTCCAGCAGCACTCCGGACGCCGGGTGGTGCTGGCCACCAACGTCGCCGAGACCTCGCTGACCGTCCCCGGCATCCGCTACGTCATCGACCCCGGCACCGCCCGGATCTCCCGCTACAGCCACCGCACCAAGGTGCAGCGGCTGCCCATCGAGCCGGTCAGCCAGGCCAGCGCCAACCAGCGCAAGGGCCGCTGCGGGCGTACCTCCGACGGCATCTGCATCCGGCTCTACGACGAGGAGGACTTCCTCGGCCGGCCGGAGTTCACCGACCCGGAGATCCTGCGCACCAACCTCGCCTCGGTGATCCTGCACATGACGGCGGCCGGCCTCGGCGACATCGCGAAGTTCCCCTTCATCGACCCGCCGGACAGCCGCAACATCAAGGACGGCGTCCAGCTGCTGGAGGAACTCGGCGCGCTCGACCCGCAGCAGAAGGACCCCCGCAAACGGCTGACCGAGATCGGCCGCAAGCTCGCCCAGCTCCCGGTGGACCCCCGGCTGGCCCGGATGGTGCTGGAGGCCGACCGCAACGGCTGCGTCCACGAGGTGATGGTGATCGCGTCCGCGCTGTCCATCCAGGACCCGCGCGAGCGCCCTGCCGACAAACAGGCGCAGGCCGACCAGCAGCACGCCCGCTTCCGCGAGGAGACCAGCGACTTCCTCGCCTTCCTCAATCTGTGGGGCCATATCCGCGAGCAGCAGAAGAGCCTGTCCTCCGCCGCCTTCCGCCGCGTGTGCCGCGGCGAGTACCTGAACTTTCTGCGGATCCGCGAATGGCAGGACATCTACAGCCAGTTGCGCGCCGTCGCCCGCCAGCTCGGCATCGACGTCAAGGAACCGGAGCACACCGACCAGGCCGTCGACCCGCAGCGGGTCCATGCCTCGCTGCTGGCCGGGCTGTTGTCGCATCTCGGCCTGAAGGACACCGACAAGAACGAGTACCTGGGCGCCCGCAGCGCGAAGTTCGCGGTGTTCCCCGGTTCGGCGCTGTTCAAGAAGCCGCCGCGCTGGATCATGTCGGCCGAGCTGGTGGAGACCTCCCGGCTGTGGGCGCGGGTCAACGCCAGGATCGAGCCGGAGTGGGTCGAGCCGCTGGCCCAGCACCTGGTCAAGCGCAGCTACAGCGAGCCGCACTGGGAGAAGGACCAGGCGGCGGTGCTGGCGTACGAGAAGGTCACCCTCTACGGCGTCCCGCTGGTCGCCCGGCGCAAGGTGAACTACGGGCGGATCGACCCCGAGGTCTCCCGGGAGCTGTTCATCCGCAACGCCCTGGTCGAGGGGGACTGGCGGACCCACCACCAGTTCTTCCACGACAACCGCAAACTGCTCGGCGAGGTCGAGGAGCTGGAGCACCGCGCCCGGCGGCGCGACATCCTGGTCGACGACGAGACGCTGTTCGACTTCTACGACTCCCGGCTGCCCGAACACGTGGTGTCCGGGGCCCATTTCGACTCCTGGTGGAAGCAGAAGCGCCGCGAGGAACCGGAGTTGCTCAACTTCGAGCAGTCCATGCTGATCAACGAGAACGCGGAGGCGGTCACCAAGGCCGACTACCCGGACTCCTGGCGGCAGGGCGCGCTCACCTTCAAGGTGACGTACCAGTTCGAGCCCGGCGCCGACGCGGACGGCGTGACCGTGCACATCCCGCTCCAGGTGCTCAACCAGGTCACCGCGGACGGCTTCGACTGGCAGATCCCCGGGCTGCGGGAACAGGTCGTCACCGAGCTGATCCGCTCGCTGCCCAAGCCGATCCGGCGGCACTACGTACCGGCGCCGAACTACGCACGCACGTTCCTCGACCGGGTGGCCGCCGGGCCCGACCCGCTGCCGGCGGTGCTGGCCCGGGAGTTGCAGCGGATGGTCGGTGTACCGGTCGCCGCGGCGGACTTCGACCTCACCAGGGTGCCCGAGCACCTGAAGATCACCTTCCGGGTGACCGACGAGCGCCGCCGCAAGATCGCCGAGGACAAGGACCTGGACGCGCTGCGGCTGCGGCTCAAGCCGAAGACCCGGGAGGCCATCACCCGGGCCTTCGAGCAGGTCTCGGACCCGGCGCTGGCCACCATGGAGCAGCGCACCGGCCTGCGGGACTGGACGGTCGGCGCGCTGCCCAGGACCTTCGAGACGCGCCGCGCCGGGCAGCCGGTGAAGGCGTATCCGGCGCTGGTGGACGAGGGCGACTCGGTGGCGGTCCGGCTGTTCGACACCGAGCCGGAGCAGGCCGAGGCGATGTGGCGCGGCACCCGGCGGCTGATCCTGCTCAACGTGCCGGTGAACCCGGCGAAGTTCGTCGCCGACCGGCTGTCCAACCAGCAGAAGCTGGCGCTGTCCCGCAACCCGCACGGCGGCGTCCAGGCGCTGTTCGAGGACTGCGCGACCGCGGCGGCGGACCGGCTGATCGCCGCGAACGGCGGGCCCGCCTGGGACGAGGCGGCCTACCGCAAGCTGTACGAGGCGGTGCGGGCGGAGCTGGTCGAACTGACCGTGCGCGGCGTGGAGCGGGTCCAGCAGGTGCTGGCCGCCTGGCACTCCTGCGAGCGGCGCCTGAAGGACACCAGGAGCCTGGTGCTGGTCGCCAACCTCCAGGACGTGAAGGAGCAGTTGGCGGGGCTCGTGCACGCCGGTTTCGTCACCGACACGGGGCTGCCGCGGCTGCCGGACCTGATGCGGTATCTCGTCGCGATCGACCGCCGGCTCCAGCAGATGCCGACGGGGGCGGCGCGGGACACCAGCAGGATGGAGAAGGTCCGCGAGATCCAGGCGGAGTACGCCGACCTGCTCGCCGCGCAGCCGCCCGGCCGGCCCCTGCCGCCCGCGGTCCGCGACATCCGCTGGATGATCGAGGAACTGCGGGTCAGCTACTTCGCGCACGCCCTGGGCACGGCGTTCCCCGTCTCCGACAAGCGCGTCTTCAAGTCCCTCGACGACGCGTGGTCCCTCACCCGCCCCTGA
- the bldC gene encoding developmental transcriptional regulator BldC, whose protein sequence is MTARTPDAEPLLTPAEVATMFRVDPKTVTRWAKAGKLTSIRTLGGHRRYREAEVRALLAGIPQQRTEA, encoded by the coding sequence ATGACCGCTCGCACCCCTGATGCCGAGCCGTTGCTTACCCCTGCCGAGGTCGCGACCATGTTCCGCGTCGACCCCAAGACGGTCACGCGGTGGGCCAAGGCCGGCAAGCTCACGTCCATCCGCACGCTCGGCGGCCACCGCCGGTACCGCGAGGCGGAGGTCCGCGCACTGCTGGCGGGCATTCCGCAGCAGCGGACCGAGGCCTGA
- a CDS encoding Leu/Phe/Val dehydrogenase: MGVTTVTDVRQTDRPDEDVVAEGVIAKLFRSELGGHEQVVLCQDRASGLKAVIALHSTALGPALGGTRFHAYESDEAALADALNLARGMSYKNALAGLDHGGGKAVIIGDPDVLKSEELLLAYGRFVAALGGRYVTACDVGTYVADMDVVARENRWTTGRSPEQGGAGDSSVLTAYGVFQGMRAAARAQWGEASLRGRRVGVAGVGKVGHHLVEHLLDDGAEVVVTDVRAQAVEQVTARHPGVTAVADTDTLVRTPLDVYAPCALGGALDDATVAALTATVVCGAANNQLAHPGVAKDLADRGILYAPDYVVNAGGVIQVADELHGFDFARAKAKAAKIHDTTAAIFERAAADGVPPAVAADRLAEQRIADRTPAAHWLRPRSA; the protein is encoded by the coding sequence ATGGGAGTCACCACCGTGACCGACGTACGACAGACCGACCGGCCCGACGAGGACGTCGTGGCCGAAGGTGTCATCGCCAAACTGTTCCGATCGGAACTGGGCGGACACGAGCAGGTCGTTCTCTGCCAGGACCGCGCCTCCGGCCTCAAGGCCGTCATCGCGCTCCACTCCACCGCCCTGGGCCCGGCCCTCGGCGGCACCCGCTTCCACGCCTACGAGTCCGACGAGGCCGCGCTGGCGGACGCGCTCAACCTCGCCCGCGGCATGTCGTACAAGAACGCGCTGGCCGGGCTCGACCACGGCGGTGGCAAGGCCGTGATCATCGGCGACCCCGACGTCCTGAAGTCCGAGGAGCTGCTGCTCGCCTACGGCCGGTTCGTGGCCGCGCTCGGCGGGCGCTACGTCACCGCGTGCGACGTCGGCACCTACGTCGCGGACATGGACGTGGTGGCCCGGGAGAACCGCTGGACCACCGGCCGCTCCCCCGAGCAGGGCGGTGCCGGCGACTCCTCGGTACTGACCGCCTACGGCGTCTTCCAGGGCATGCGCGCCGCCGCGCGGGCCCAGTGGGGCGAGGCGTCGCTGCGCGGCCGGCGGGTCGGCGTCGCGGGCGTCGGCAAGGTCGGCCACCACCTGGTCGAGCACCTGCTGGACGACGGCGCCGAGGTGGTGGTCACCGACGTGCGCGCGCAGGCCGTGGAGCAGGTCACCGCCCGCCACCCGGGCGTCACCGCGGTGGCCGACACCGACACGCTGGTCCGCACCCCGCTCGACGTGTACGCGCCCTGCGCGCTCGGCGGCGCGCTGGACGACGCCACCGTGGCGGCGCTGACCGCGACCGTGGTGTGCGGCGCGGCCAACAACCAGCTCGCCCACCCCGGGGTGGCCAAGGACCTCGCCGACCGCGGCATCCTGTACGCGCCGGACTACGTGGTGAACGCCGGCGGTGTCATCCAGGTCGCCGACGAACTGCACGGGTTCGACTTCGCGCGGGCGAAGGCCAAGGCGGCGAAGATCCACGACACCACCGCGGCGATCTTCGAGCGCGCCGCGGCCGACGGCGTCCCGCCCGCGGTGGCGGCCGACCGGCTCGCCGAGCAGCGGATCGCCGACCGTACACCGGCCGCTCACTGGCTGCGTCCGCGGAGCGCCTGA
- a CDS encoding DUF3073 domain-containing protein, with translation MGRGRAKAKQTKVARQLKYNSGGTDLSRLAEELGASPSRPVNPAPVEDDDEETEDDPYAQYADLYNDDEEDEDESQPSPSQRRRA, from the coding sequence ATGGGGCGCGGCCGGGCCAAGGCCAAGCAGACGAAGGTCGCCCGCCAGCTGAAGTACAACAGCGGCGGCACGGATCTCTCACGTCTGGCCGAAGAGCTGGGCGCATCGCCGTCGAGGCCGGTTAATCCGGCGCCTGTCGAGGACGATGACGAAGAGACCGAAGACGACCCGTACGCTCAGTACGCGGATCTCTACAACGACGACGAAGAGGACGAGGACGAGTCCCAGCCGTCACCGTCGCAGCGCCGTCGCGCTTGA
- the purM gene encoding phosphoribosylformylglycinamidine cyclo-ligase produces MSETTGASYAAAGVDIEAGDRAVTLMKEWVRKATRSEVVGGIGGFAGLFDASALKRYERPLLASATDGVGTKVDIARRMGVYDTIGHDLVGMVVDDLVVCGAEPLFMTDYICVGKVHPERVAAIVKGIAEGCVLAGCALVGGETAEHPGLLGADDFDVAGAGTGVVEADALLGADRVRDGDVVIAVESSGLHSNGYSLVRHVFFDRADWALDRDVPEFGRTLGEELLEPTRIYSLDCLALARTAEVHAFAHITGGGLANNLARVLPAGLYASVDRSSWAPGPVFGVVGELGGVARPELEKTLNMGVGMVALVPPQSVDVTLSVLADRGTRAWVAGGVRARDSDTPAVELTGDYAS; encoded by the coding sequence ATGTCTGAGACCACCGGTGCCAGTTACGCCGCCGCCGGCGTCGACATCGAGGCGGGCGACCGCGCCGTCACCCTGATGAAGGAGTGGGTGCGCAAGGCCACCCGCTCCGAGGTCGTCGGCGGCATCGGCGGCTTCGCCGGGCTCTTCGACGCCTCCGCCCTCAAGCGCTACGAGCGCCCGCTGCTGGCCTCGGCCACCGACGGGGTGGGCACCAAGGTGGACATCGCCCGCCGGATGGGCGTCTACGACACCATCGGCCACGACCTGGTGGGCATGGTCGTGGACGACCTGGTGGTGTGCGGCGCGGAGCCGCTGTTCATGACCGACTACATCTGTGTCGGCAAGGTTCACCCGGAGCGGGTGGCGGCCATCGTCAAGGGCATCGCCGAGGGCTGTGTGCTGGCCGGCTGCGCGCTGGTCGGCGGCGAGACCGCCGAGCACCCCGGCCTGCTGGGCGCCGACGACTTCGACGTGGCGGGCGCCGGTACCGGCGTGGTGGAGGCCGACGCCCTGCTGGGCGCGGACCGGGTCCGGGACGGCGACGTGGTGATCGCCGTCGAGTCCTCCGGACTTCACTCGAACGGGTACAGCCTGGTCCGGCACGTCTTCTTCGACCGGGCCGATTGGGCGCTGGACCGGGATGTGCCGGAGTTCGGCCGCACGCTGGGCGAGGAGCTGCTGGAGCCCACCAGGATCTACTCGCTGGACTGCCTGGCGCTGGCCCGGACCGCGGAGGTGCACGCCTTCGCGCACATCACCGGCGGCGGGCTGGCCAACAACCTGGCCCGGGTCCTGCCGGCCGGACTGTACGCCTCGGTCGACCGCTCCAGCTGGGCCCCCGGCCCGGTGTTCGGAGTGGTCGGCGAACTGGGCGGGGTAGCCCGCCCGGAGCTGGAGAAGACCCTGAACATGGGCGTGGGCATGGTCGCCCTGGTGCCGCCGCAGTCGGTGGACGTCACGCTGAGCGTGCTGGCCGACCGGGGCACCCGGGCGTGGGTGGCCGGCGGGGTCAGGGCGCGCGACAGCGACACCCCGGCCGTGGAACTGACCGGAGACTACGCGAGCTGA